The region AAGATACAGATTCTGAATCCGTTCCCCGCTGGAATCCGTGCTCAGGCAGAGCACGCACTTCACGACTCCCTGATCGGTGAAGATCAGACCCGGTTCGCCGTTCAGCAGCCCGAAGGAATGCCTCCACTCCCGCAAATAGTGCATAACCCGCTTCGAGGTCAGCAGTGCAGTAACTCCCCGGCGGCCGGTCATCGGCCGGAGAATCGTATGCACTTCGCGGCCCCCGCCGTCGGCAACCAGGACCGGATGCTCGCCCAGCAGCTCCAGCATACCGCTCACATCATAAGAGGTGAACGCGGCAGTGAAGCGCACCAGCAGATTCTCGGTGACGGCTCCATATCGGAGCGAGGGTAACCGGGAAGCCGGCTCTGCCATCAGGATACGCTTGGCCCGGCTGAAGATCTGACGGCAGTTGCTGCCCGATTTGCCTACCATTCCGGCAATGGCTTCATAGTCGTATTCGAAGGCTTCCCGCAGTACGAATACCGCACGCTCCGTGGGAGACAGACGCTCCAGCAGCACCAGAAAAGCATACGACAGATTATCCTTGCGTTCTGCCACCGCTTCCGGGCCATCGTATCCCTCGCTTACCGGCTCAGGCAGCCACTCCCCGATATATGTCTCTCTGCGGCTGCGTGCCGAGTTCAGCATATTGAGGCAGCGGTTGGTCATGCCTTTGGCGACATAAGCTTTGATATTCTGAATGCTGCTCCGGTCCCGGTGCTGCAGCTCGGCGAACAGATCCTGCACCGCATCCTCCGCATCGGCAACCACGCCTAGCATCCGGTACGCAATGGAAAAGGCATAGCTTTTATAATTCTGGTACAGCTCCTCCATACCCGGATTCTCAGCTGCAGGTGTCTCGGCCTGTGCCGTTATTTTACCCCTGTCCACTTCACGCAGCTCTCCTTCCTTACATTCCTGTCCTTATCCTTAGCTGAAGCAGCCCGGGAACATCCCGGTCGTAATGGCAATCCGGTTCCAGCTGTTGATCGTATTGACCGCCATAATCCAGTCTACCAGTTCCTCTTCGCTAAAATGCGTAAGCATCTTATTGTACAGCTCCAGCGGAACGCCCGCTTCGCTGATCAGCGTGACCTGCTCGGCAAATTCCAGCAGCACACGTTCCTTCGCACTGAACAACGGCGCTTCGCGCCACACACTCAGCAGCAGAATATGATCGGCATAGTCGCCCAGCTTCATCAGATCCTTGCCATGCATATCCAGACAGAACGCACAGCCGTTGATCTGGGAGACCCGTATTTTAACCAGTTCATACAGCACTTTATCCTTGCTGCGGCTTCCTGCATGCTGCTCCAGCGCCATCATTGCCCGGAACGCCGGGCTGTTAACCTCACGATAATTCATTCGTAGACTCAAGTTAAGTCGCCTCCATTATGGTTGTATTGCTCTACATAACTGTAGACAAGATGGAGCCGGATGTTGTGACATAACATCCCTACAAAGTGAAGCTTTAGCTCGATGATGAATCAGGTACTTTGCGGGGACCCCAAAACTCTGATTTTTTCAAAAAAAGCAGAACAGCGAAATTCCGCAGCCCTGCTCTTGTGTACACTCTATATGCTCAGGCTCTTAGCCCTTCTCGAAGAGAATAGCCGCCAGCCGGTAAGCAGCGCCGATAACAGGCAGATCCCGGACGAAGTCAGGAAGACTACATGCATCCCCGAGAGGAACAGCTCCGGACGTCCTTCCACCAGCCCGGTTACCCGGTAGCCGGCCTTGCTGCTCATTACATTGAACAGGATCGAAGTCGCTACGGTAATGCCGACGACCATCCCCACATTACGGACCAGCGAATTCACGCTGCCTGCCGAGCCTAGCTGTGTTCGCGGCACCGTGGACATAATCAGCGAATTGTTCGGTGAGCCGAACATCCCGCTGCCGATACCGAGCATGGCGATCCAGACGCCGACCAGCATCACCGGACTGCCTTCATGCAGCCGGGCCAGCCCGAACTGGGCAATCACCATCACGATCAGCCCTGCAAAGGTGAGCAGCTCCGAACCGATCTTGTCAGACAACGCCCCGCTGAGCGGAGCGACAATCACCATACAGATCGGGTAGAGCATGAGCAGAAAGCCTGCGTCAAAGGGGGACATGTTCAGCATATTCTGCGCATAGAACGGTGCGATAATATTGAAGCAGAAGTTCGATACGAACACCAGAAAGGCGCAGAATATACTCAGTGAGAACAAGGGATTCTTGAACAGGCCCAGTTGAAGCAACGGCCCGGCGCTGCGCAGCTCCACGATCAGGAAGACGATGAAGGTAATAAACGCAGCAGTGAGGGCGGCAAGAATCCGCGTATCCCCGTAACCAAGCTGCTGGCCGAGCAGAAGTCCGGCGAACAGAGAAACAATGAAGACAGCAAACAGCAGGCTGCCGGGGACATCAATCGCTGACTTGATGCGTACCAGATCTTTCGGGAGCACCTTCCAGCCCAGCGCAATCGCCAGCATTCCAATCGGCACATTCACCCAGAAAATATATTCCCAGCCCATCGACGATACGATAATTCCGCCGAGACTGGGCCCCGCTATACTGCCGAGGGACACGAAGGTTCCGATCAAGCCAAGAGCCTTGCCGCGTTCCGTTGACGGGAAAATATCCGTAACAATACCCTGGCTGTTCGCCATGGTCATCGAAGCACCGACCGCCTGCACGACACGCGAAGCGATGAGCAGCGGCAGGCTGTGGCTTAATCCGCAGAGCAGAGAGCCGATAGTGAAGACGACCATGCCCAGCTTGAACATCTTGATTTTGCCGGCAATGTCACCCAGCTTCCCGAAGAACAGAATCACTGAACAGATTGCCATCAGATATCCGGTTGTCACCCACTCTACCTGGGCTACCGGCAGCCCCAGCTCCTTCACCAGCACCGGCAGCGCAATATTCACAATACTTCCATCCAGTGTAGACATAAAAGTAAACAAATTAAGAACGATCAGAATCAGCCAGCGCTTCTTCTGTATCCCGGCATCCTCCTGATAGGTCGCCTCTAAGCTGCTCATCCGCTAACACCCTCTTGTATCCAATGTAATCTAGTTGCATGCGCAACAAACTAATCCTTCACAGTGTACTGCAAATTAGTTGCGTGCGCAACAAAATTACGGTAAGATCTGAGGCAGACGGCATTCCTAAGGCAGGCTGCCGTTATAATCCTCAGCGAGGTGTCCATTGTGACTTCAAATAGAGAACCCATCGGGAAGCTGATCTCCCATCTTCACCGTCAGAACCAAAAAATACTGGCCAAGGAGCTGCTTCCCTACGGCATCGGCAGCGGCGGCCAGCATAGCTTTTTAAAGCTGGTGCTGAGTCATCCGGGGATCACCCAGGATCAGATGACCAGCCGGATTAAATGTGACAAAGCGACAACCACCCGCTCCGTCAAGCTGTTGGAGGCTTCGGGATACATCGAACGCCGGACGGACCCGAACGACCGCCGCTCCTTCCTGCTGTATCCAACTTCCAAAGCGCTCGACTTCGCCCCTGTCTTCCAGACGCTGCTGGACGATTTCAACCGCGAGCTGTCCATGGATCTCACCG is a window of Paenibacillus sp. FSL H3-0469 DNA encoding:
- a CDS encoding sigma-70 family RNA polymerase sigma factor, producing the protein MEELYQNYKSYAFSIAYRMLGVVADAEDAVQDLFAELQHRDRSSIQNIKAYVAKGMTNRCLNMLNSARSRRETYIGEWLPEPVSEGYDGPEAVAERKDNLSYAFLVLLERLSPTERAVFVLREAFEYDYEAIAGMVGKSGSNCRQIFSRAKRILMAEPASRLPSLRYGAVTENLLVRFTAAFTSYDVSGMLELLGEHPVLVADGGGREVHTILRPMTGRRGVTALLTSKRVMHYLREWRHSFGLLNGEPGLIFTDQGVVKCVLCLSTDSSGERIQNLYLLMDPAKLSHITVPPEPPQQH
- a CDS encoding carboxymuconolactone decarboxylase family protein, producing MSLRMNYREVNSPAFRAMMALEQHAGSRSKDKVLYELVKIRVSQINGCAFCLDMHGKDLMKLGDYADHILLLSVWREAPLFSAKERVLLEFAEQVTLISEAGVPLELYNKMLTHFSEEELVDWIMAVNTINSWNRIAITTGMFPGCFS
- a CDS encoding MFS transporter; protein product: MSSLEATYQEDAGIQKKRWLILIVLNLFTFMSTLDGSIVNIALPVLVKELGLPVAQVEWVTTGYLMAICSVILFFGKLGDIAGKIKMFKLGMVVFTIGSLLCGLSHSLPLLIASRVVQAVGASMTMANSQGIVTDIFPSTERGKALGLIGTFVSLGSIAGPSLGGIIVSSMGWEYIFWVNVPIGMLAIALGWKVLPKDLVRIKSAIDVPGSLLFAVFIVSLFAGLLLGQQLGYGDTRILAALTAAFITFIVFLIVELRSAGPLLQLGLFKNPLFSLSIFCAFLVFVSNFCFNIIAPFYAQNMLNMSPFDAGFLLMLYPICMVIVAPLSGALSDKIGSELLTFAGLIVMVIAQFGLARLHEGSPVMLVGVWIAMLGIGSGMFGSPNNSLIMSTVPRTQLGSAGSVNSLVRNVGMVVGITVATSILFNVMSSKAGYRVTGLVEGRPELFLSGMHVVFLTSSGICLLSALLTGWRLFSSRRAKSLSI
- a CDS encoding MarR family transcriptional regulator, whose product is MTSNREPIGKLISHLHRQNQKILAKELLPYGIGSGGQHSFLKLVLSHPGITQDQMTSRIKCDKATTTRSVKLLEASGYIERRTDPNDRRSFLLYPTSKALDFAPVFQTLLDDFNRELSMDLTGSELDTLIDLLHKVTRNSDRLNGQG